One segment of Primulina tabacum isolate GXHZ01 chromosome 14, ASM2559414v2, whole genome shotgun sequence DNA contains the following:
- the LOC142524741 gene encoding LOW QUALITY PROTEIN: regulator of G-protein signaling 1-like (The sequence of the model RefSeq protein was modified relative to this genomic sequence to represent the inferred CDS: deleted 2 bases in 2 codons) yields the protein MASCAAKGGCPSDYVAIAISFISILVLLVKAAAPYLIHKIPRPKGSGFWLVVVQVFASFNLLLSLVMGLGFLRFRRRHWWISCYVWAVWAEGPLGFGLLMSCRIVQAFKLYNIFVRRRLPPIRSYIFLPLLLLPWTVAAAFIQIKKPLNNHCHMGTRWIITILSLHAIYVAVLVGFTAAVRHIEFRFHELKDLWRGILVSACSIGIWTGSYVLTEVHEDVPWLQIFSRFLLLFMTSVLVVVFFTVSMSQPLVSIMSLRRKERQECKTMGDALGIIPESDVLFQRETSPLADPREPLNKLLLNRRFRQSFMEFADSCLAGESVHFYEEVQQLDKIPHNDHVRRIYMARHIIDEYISPGSPMEVNISHRSRQEILNTPDLANPNLFDSALNELMHLMKMNLANDYWSSTFFLKLKEEDSMRTVGHDVEPISGWNFSHRLSSIHCDDDPFQQDHSPKKSGSSHESGK from the exons ATGGCGAGCTGTGCTGCAAAAGGCGGCTGCCCCAGTGATTATGTGGCCATCGCCATCTCCTTTATCTCTATCCTCGT GCTTCTTGTGAAAGCTGCTGCTCCCTATCTAATTCACAAGATTCCACGACCCAAAGGCAGTGGCTTTTGGCTCGTAGTAGTTCAAGTTTTTGCCAGCTTCAATCTTTTATTGTCACTTGTG ATGGGCCTCGGTTTCTTGAGATTTAGAAGGAGGCATTGGTGGATATCTTGCTATGTATGGGCCG TTTGGGCTGAAGGTCCTCTAGGATTTGGCTTGCTGATGAGCTGTCGAATTGTACAGGCTTTCAAACTATATAACATATTTGTTAG GAGACGTTTGCCACCTATTCGATCATATATATTTCTTCCACTGCTTCTCTTGCCCTGGACTGTGGCTGCAGCAT TTATTCAAATAAAAAAGCCTCTAAATAACCATTGCCACATGGGGACTCGGTGGATCATCACAATCCTTAGCCTGCATGCAATTTATGTTGCAGTTTTGGTTGGTTTTACAGCAGCAGTTCGA CATATAGAGTTTAGATTCCATGAACTCAAGGACCTCTGGCGAGGAATCTTAGTCTCCGCTTGTTCCATCG GGATATGGACTGGTTCTTATGTTCTGACTGAGGTCCATGAAGATGTTCCATGGCTTCAAATTTTCTCGAGatttttattactttttatg ACCAGTGTTCTCGTGGTGGTGTTTTTCACCGTGTCAATGTCGCAACCTCTTGTCTCGATTATGAGCTTGAGGAGAAAAGAACGCCAGGAATGCAAGACAATGGGTGATGCCCTTGGTATCATACCTGAATCTGATGTTCTATTTCAGAGGGAAACGAGTCCATTGGCAGATCCAAGAGAACCTTTGAATAAGCTTCTTCTGAACAGAAGATTTCGCCAGTCTTTCATGGAATTCGCCGATAG CTGTTTGGCTGGGGAAAGTGTCCATTTCTATGAAGAGGTGCAGCAGCTCGACAAAATCCCACATAAC GATCATGTGAGAAGAATCTACATGGCAAGGCATATCATTGACGAATATATATCCCCgg GTTCACCAATGGAGGTTAACATTTCTCACCGCTCTCGCCAAGAAATTCTCAATACTCCTGACTTAGCAAACCCGAATCTCTTTGACAGTGCACTAAATGAGTTGATGCATCTAATGAAGATG AATTTGGCGAATGATTACTGGTCATCAACATTCTTCCTGAAACTGAAAGAAGAGGACAGTATGAGAACCGTAGGCCATGATGTAGAACCGATATCCGGCTGGAATTTCTCGCACAGATTGAGTTCAATTCATTGTGATGACGACCCTTT